Genomic segment of Rhinoraja longicauda isolate Sanriku21f chromosome 4, sRhiLon1.1, whole genome shotgun sequence:
CTTTATTGCTAATAAAACCCTCACCTGCCCTGGTAGTGAGTGAAACATTCACAGTTCCTCTGTGCACTCGGACGGGTCTGGACCAGGTGAACCCCTTCCTCACAGAAGctcaataaattatatatattttgtaagagttaacaaaaaagaaaaattctTGCCGAGTTtctttttaaataattaaaaggtTTTACATCTTCAGAGACGACCGACTTCAAGGGCAAAAGCACAGCTTCGAAACGCTGACTGCCGCGTGGAATTCACGTAACCTCACGTTTAAAATAACAATGATTTGCGAACAGATGATACgtttcggtccgcgttggccaaactgatctcccggtggctgagcacttcaactcccccttccattcccagtctgacctttctgtcatgggcctcctccagtgccatagtgaggcccaccgcaaattggaggaacagcacctcatatttcgcttgggcagcttgcagcccagtggtatgaacatcgacttctccaactttagatagttcctctgtccctctcttccccttcccagttctccctctatcttcctgtctccacctatatccttcctttgtcccgcccccctgacatcagtctgaagaagggtctcgacccgaaacgtcacccattccttctctcctgagatgctgcctgacctgctgagttactccagcattttgtgaataaataccttcgatttgtaccagcatctgcagttattttcttatacgttccgaatttttttttttcaacatGCAAAAAACCGAAACAAACCCCTAGTTTGGGGGGAACTTGAAGAGAAAGCCAGGGGACTTGTGATAAGCGTTGTGTTTCACTGGAGTAGCACAGTCACCACGACTCGCTAGGAAGAGTTTATGTCAAAGGACACTCAGGGCCAGAGTTTTTATAGACatgaggaattgcaggtgctggttttccaacaaaaaaaagacacagagtgctggagtaactcagcgggtcaggcagcatctgtggagaacgtggataggtgacgtttcacagagtgctggagtaactcagcgggtcaggcagcatctgtggagggaaggaatggttggcgtttcgggtcgagacccttcttcagactcttcctaCATTGTTTCTGCTCAGATGACTTGTTGAGTGACCACAGCTCGTACTCAGTGGCTGTAAGTGTGGTGATTGGTGGTGATATTAGGCTGCATTGTACGTCCACTGTTTCATTATTAAACGTTAGTTCTGCTCGCAGTACTGAAtgtacaaaaataaattaatacagaagTACAAAATAAATAGAAACTGCACATGTTACACTCGAGGTCCCATATTATCAGAAGAAAACATTACTCATTAACCTCCTGCTCGTGAAGACCCTCGCCAACGTTGGCTTATCAGCGTACCTTGCACTTTCAAATCACCACTTGTCGGTCTCGGGGGTAGTTAAGACTTTGCATAGTAAGTCGGTTCGTTTGTGGGTTAACCCTTTGTCGTCCAAAGTGTGTAAACGCTTGCGGATAAGTGACAGAGGCGAGGCATTCTGGAAAGCCAATACTGTGCACACACACGaaatgctggtagacacaaaaatgctggagtaactcagcgggcgggacaggcagaatctctggagagaaggacccgaaacgtcacccattccttctctccagagatgctgcctgacccgctgagttactcctgcatttttgtgtcagccttcgattttaaccagcatctgcagtttttattttccccccctacacacacacacacaaaatgctgcagagtGTAGCACCGATCCATCATCCCACGCAAGGCATAGCGTTTAGGTTTTTAGACGCACAGcccggaaatgggcccttccttCGGccagccgagtccgcgccgaccagcaaccacccgttcgacccctgcctcagaaggcagcggaggctaattctctgaatgcattcaagagagagctggatagagctcttttaaggatagcggagtcagggagtacggggagaaggcaggaacggggtactgattgagaatgatcagccaagatcacattgaatggcggtgctggctcgaagggccgaatggcctcactcctgcacctattgtctattgtcccactttctcatccactccctacacgccaggAGGCAATTTATAGGGGGCCGGTTAACTCgcaagtctttggagcgtgggaagaaaccggaacgcccggaggaaacccacgtggtttccTCACACTccgcacacggacacacacacacacacacacacacaggcagcgccccaggtcaggatggaacccgggtccccagcgCTGAGAGGCAGCTGCTCAGCCCCTTTTTGTTCTCTTACAGTGGCGAAAGTTATAAAATATTATTCGAGTGTGAATGAGACCCTTCACTGAAGGCATAGGCTTAAAATTCAGGTCGAAAGATCGTCAGTGCACTTTCAGCATTTCCTGTTGTGTAAATTGAAATGTATAAATTAATCGTATGGCAGTCTCTCCCGCCCTGAGAACGCAGGTGTACGATCCCATCCCATTGTAAACCATGAACAGAATCCAGTAGTTATATCTGTGGTAGATAAAAACACAcggaaaaaactggagcaactcagcgggtcaggcagtgtctctggagagaaggaacgggtgacgtttcaggtcgagaccttaccCCAGACTGAGATTATAGACTGAAGAAGAGCTcccgactgattgagaatgatcagccatgatcacattgaatggcggtgctggctcgaagggccgaatggcctcctcctgcacctattgtctattgaaacgtcgcccattccttctctccagagatgctgcctgacccctctgagttactccacttttccgtgtccgtcttcggtttaatccagcatctgcggtttcccCTTCCTGCATATCATGTCCACGGCCTTGGTGTGAGAAATATCTGCCAGCGAAAGATTCCAGATGTGACCGGCCCACTGGATTAGTCAACGTGAAGTGAAGCTGGCTCAACTAACCCCTGGTGCTCGAAATACCTTGCAGCTTCCGATGAAGAGTTCCTGCAAAGATTGACCGTGGGAGTTTGGTTCCATGGGGTCCACGTTGATGAAACCCATTTGCCGTGCCAAGCCTCAGAACACAATGGCGATTGTCGCCCAGGTCTTGCCGATCAGCGGGAAAGGTTCCTTGACGTTGTGACTCATTATGCCCCCACCTCTCGTCACCCACAAATACATCGTTCATCTCACTCTGGAAACATCTCAGGGCACCGACCGGGAGAGGCCGAGGGGGTTTTGGAAGCAAGGTCCAAGTTCAGACCTTGACGGTCTCCATGATGGAAGTCTTGATGGCTTCTTCCAGGTGCTGGTTGTCTGGGAAAGGCGTGGGCGGTTCTGGGAAGGAGTCGGCCATTATCGGCTCGGCAAGGCCGATCAGCGACTCCAGGAAGCAGTTGGCCGGCTCGAGTGTCTGTGGGAAGGCGGGGAACGGGAACTGGAGGGAAGGGCAGTTGTCCAAGCCCTCGTAGTCCTTCAGCGGGGCGTGGAAGGCGGCGTAGCTAGACTCGGAGAAGGACTGGAAGAACTCGAAGGAGTCCATGGACAGGCTGAGGTCTGTGTAGCTCCTGGTGCTTTGCTCCGGgccgtgggggggggaggagtagggAGACGGGTCGCTGCTCTGCATGGGGGTCATGTGGCCCAGGGAGAAGCCGTGCTCTTGGTTGGCGTTCTCGTCCAGCCCGGGCTCGCGCTCTGCGCAGGGCCTCTCGCAGAGGAAGTCGGAGGGGCTGAAGTAGGGGAAGGGGTCTCGTGGCCGGGGGTCCGGTGTCCCATCGTTGTCGGAGTCGTTGAAGTGCAGGATGCGGGCGAGGCCGTCATCGTCGATGGCGGTCGCGGCCGtctggcggtggtggtggggagggaggttgtCGAGGAAGCCCGGCCCCCCATCGCTGTAGCAGGACGAGGAggaggacgaggaggaggaggaggaggtggtggtgatggaggagTCTGTCATGTCGCTGCTGCAGCTGTTGTCCTCGCTGTCCTTGCCGTAGTGGAAGGCCGCGGCCACGGACGCCGGTCGCTCCGGGTAGCCGCCGCGGTGAGAGGGGTTGTCCAGCAGCGCCGGCTCCAACTCCCCGCCCACGCCCCCGCTCTGCCGACTCTCCAGATCCAGCTTCATGATGGTGTGGATGAAGTGCGTCTGCACTCGGGCGGAGTTGAACTCGATCCGGCCCATCGTGTTCCCACAGCCGTCCTTCGTACATCCGCAGGGAAACGACATGCGGTCCATCTGGGGCAACGCAAAGCACACACACAATTAATGTTgcgtccaacacacacacacgcaagcacacacacatccgcacacgcacgcactcacacacgcacgcacacacgctcactcacacacacacacaattaatgTTGCGtccaacacacacacgcatgcacgcacgcacccacgcacgcgcgcacacacacacacactctcacacaattAATGTTGCGtccaacacacacagacacacgcacacgctcactcactcacacacacacacaattaatgttgcgtccaacacacacacacacccagagtgctggagtaactcagcgggtcaggcagcatctctggagaacatgcatgtgtgtgtgcgtgcctatGGGTGCGGGTctccgtgtgcgtgtgtgtctgtgtgcacatGGGTGTGTCCCCGTGTGAGCCGCATATGTGTGGGTGTCCGTATGCGTGCATGTCTAGGCGCACGTGTTTATGTGCATGCATGCGTGTCCCTGCGTGTttccgtgtgcgtgcgtgtgtctgcctgtgtgtgtgtgtgtgtgcactctgtgtgtgtgtgtgtgtacgtgcgtgtgtacgtttgtgcgtgtgcgtggcaCTGACATGGCACTTGATGCCCGCCTGGCTACAGCGGCAGGTCTCGGGCTCGCAGTAGCCccggctctgtgtgtgtgtgtgtgtgtacgtgcgtgtgtacGTTTGTGCGTGCGGGGCACTGACCTGGCACTTGATGCCCGCCTGGCTACAGCGGCAGGTCTCAGGCTCGCAGTAGCCCCGGCAGTCACAGCCACACTGCTCTCTGGAGAGGCGGATGGCGCTGAGCTCTCTCTTCTCGTCGCGGTCGATACGCTTGACGCCAGCTGCCCGTAGCATGGCCAGCCGCTGGCGGGCGGGGTAGGGCTGCGGGAAGAAGCCACTGTCCAcgtccacctccacctcctcgtCCGACACCTGGTCCAGCGTCAGCCGCTCGGcccgctccacctctgctggcTCGCCCTTGCTCAGCTGTTCACAGGAAGACCCTGTCAGTCATTGGCCTCCGGCCCACGCCCTGCCATTCCCactccggcccttcggcccacccactcCCTGCCGGCCCACTTCCCAGCTAGAACAGTTGGGCCTACGGAGCCGTTTCCATACTGTCTCGGAGTGACAcaacacggaaagaggccctttggcccaacttgcccatgctgaccaacatgccccagctacactagtcccacctgcctgcgtttggtccgtatccctccggACCTGTGCGATCTGTGcctagtttcttaaacgttgcctcaactatctcctccggcagctcgttgcgtacaacccaccaccctttgaagggccgaatggcctgataatagacaatagacaataggtgcaggaggaggccattcggcccttcgagccagcaccgccattcaatgtgatcatggctgatcattctcaatcagtaccccgttcctgccttctcc
This window contains:
- the csrnp1b gene encoding LOW QUALITY PROTEIN: cysteine/serine-rich nuclear protein 1b (The sequence of the model RefSeq protein was modified relative to this genomic sequence to represent the inferred CDS: deleted 1 base in 1 codon); translation: MSGLLKRKFVEVDGEACSSPSPSSSPPSSSPSPSCSPSSSCSSSSSASSSACCSLSSWDSDDDESSGEAWSARCSAPFPSAPFTPVPILKRARRARECRVQFDRVVVFYFARCQGFTSVPSQGGCTLGMAHMHSSCRQYTLAEFAREQEMVHAQKIRELLREQKLNARRLQLSKGEPAEVERAERLTLDQVSDEEVEVDVDSGFFPQPYPARQRLAMLRAAGVKRIDRDEKRELSAIRLSREQCGCDCRGYCEPETCRCSQAGIKCQMDRMSFPCGCTKDGCGNTMGRIEFNSARVQTHFIHTIMKLDLESRQSGGVGGELEPALLDNPSHRGGYPERPASVAAAFHYGKDSEDNSCSSDMTDSSITTTSSSSSSSSSSSCYSDGGPGFLDNLPPHHHRQTAATAIDDDGLARILHFNDSDNDGTPDPRPRDPFPYFSPSDFLCERPCAEREPGLDENANQEHGFSLGHMTPMQSSDPSPYSSPPHGPEQSTRSYTDLSLSMDSFEFFQSFSESSYAAFHAPLKDYEGLDNCPSLQFPFPAFPQTLEPANCFLESLIGLAEPIMADSFPEPPTPFPDNQHLEEAIKTSIMETVKV